The Polyodon spathula isolate WHYD16114869_AA chromosome 13, ASM1765450v1, whole genome shotgun sequence genome includes a region encoding these proteins:
- the LOC121325144 gene encoding zinc finger matrin-type protein 4-like, with product MKSAGVGNGGIFTNSYCNICNAQLISESQRVAHYESKKHANKVRLFYMLHPEDGGPPSKKLRPDNPESDASEVDRNKCCTLCNMFFTSAIVAQSHYQGKTHAKRVRLVLGEPPSMPTTVSSPDSTAIASQPADQPPLPEWPPANDSKAGKFCCLCGAWFNNPLMAQQHYEGKKHKRNAVRARLLEQLTGSLGATETTALRSRYSCAVCNVVLNSIEQYHAHLQGSKHQNNLKQQH from the exons ATGAAGTCTGCTGGGGTCGGAAATGGTGGCATCTTTACAAACAGTTACTGCAACATCTGCAATGCACAGTTGATCTCCGAGTCCCAGAGGGTCGCACACTACGAG AGTAAGAAACATGCCAACAAGGTTCGACTCTTCTACATGCTGCACCCAGAGGATGGAGGACCTCCCTCCAAGAAACTGCGCCCTGACAACCCG GAAAGTGATGCGAGTGAAGTGGACAGGAACAAGTGCTGCACGCTCTGCAACATGTTCTTCACGTCAGCTATTGTGGCCCAGTCCCATTACCAGGGCAAGACCCATGCCAAGAGAGTGCGGCTGGTCCTGGGGGAGCCTCCAAGCATGCCCACCACTGTCAGCAGTCCAG ACTCCACCGCCATCGCATCACAGCCTGCTGACCAGCCCCCACTCCCTGAGTGGCCCCCAGCCAATGATAGCAAGGCAGGGAAGTTCTGCTGCCTGTGTGGCGCCTGGTTCAACAACCCGCTGATGGCACAACAACACTACGAGGGCAAGAAACACAAGAGGAACGCAGTTCGGGCACGACTCCTGGAACAGCTAACAGGCAGCCTGGGAGCAACAGAAACCACAG CGCTGAGAAGCAGATACTCGTGTGCCGTGTGCAACGTGGTCCTGAACTCCATCGAACAGTACCACGCACACCTTCAGGGATCCAAACACCAGAACAA CTTGAAGCAGCAGCATTGA